A region from the Halosolutus gelatinilyticus genome encodes:
- a CDS encoding DUF424 domain-containing protein, translated as MIVKERETQEGLLVAVCDEDVLGETFEEGELSLTVTEEFYGGDTVDEGSVIDSLARATVANIVGTRAVELAIEEGFIDEANVLEVGTTLHAQLLRMY; from the coding sequence ATGATCGTCAAGGAACGAGAGACGCAGGAGGGATTGCTCGTCGCGGTCTGCGACGAGGACGTCCTCGGCGAGACGTTCGAGGAGGGCGAGCTCTCGCTGACCGTCACCGAGGAGTTCTACGGCGGCGATACCGTCGACGAGGGTTCCGTAATCGACAGCCTCGCACGGGCCACGGTCGCGAACATCGTCGGCACCCGCGCCGTGGAACTCGCGATCGAGGAGGGGTTCATCGACGAGGCGAACGTCCTCGAAGTGGGGACCACGCTGCACGCGCAGCTACTGCGGATGTACTAA
- a CDS encoding tetratricopeptide repeat protein, whose amino-acid sequence MTDREGDREHPFSEGEGFDDPYEEFDLDPPELAVDPARIDPVDSRVVADTLDEQNVASGDVDAGELLDVGLNYMQINRYEQAADAFERAARFADDDRTEQEAWVNKGAAHAELEEYDEAIGAHREALRVNDSNEHAATAETNLAYALWEFGETSQALEHAERAVEIDERFAEGWFNRAFFLSERGLAEDALHCIDNAIRLGMHNAQVLEEKARILEELGEYDQAEEIADEANDMRERAEQRLVEERREMQGQATGGAQSQRDAEITDPGRASDRDDREWELE is encoded by the coding sequence ATGACCGACCGAGAAGGCGATCGCGAGCACCCGTTCTCCGAGGGCGAGGGGTTCGACGATCCCTACGAGGAATTCGACCTCGATCCGCCGGAGCTGGCGGTCGATCCCGCGCGAATCGACCCCGTCGACTCGCGGGTCGTCGCCGACACGCTCGACGAGCAGAACGTGGCCAGCGGGGACGTCGACGCCGGAGAACTGCTCGACGTCGGGTTGAACTACATGCAGATCAACCGCTACGAGCAGGCGGCCGACGCCTTCGAACGGGCGGCTCGCTTCGCCGACGACGATCGCACCGAGCAGGAGGCGTGGGTGAACAAGGGGGCCGCCCACGCGGAGCTCGAGGAGTACGACGAGGCGATCGGGGCGCACCGCGAGGCGCTGCGAGTCAACGATTCGAACGAGCACGCCGCGACCGCGGAGACGAACCTCGCTTACGCGCTCTGGGAGTTCGGCGAGACCTCCCAGGCCTTAGAGCACGCCGAGCGCGCCGTCGAGATCGACGAGCGATTCGCCGAGGGCTGGTTCAACCGCGCGTTCTTCCTCTCCGAACGCGGGCTGGCCGAGGACGCCCTGCACTGTATCGACAATGCGATCCGCCTCGGCATGCACAACGCGCAGGTCCTCGAAGAGAAAGCCCGCATCCTGGAAGAGCTGGGCGAGTACGACCAGGCCGAGGAGATCGCCGACGAGGCCAACGACATGCGCGAGCGGGCCGAACAGCGGCTGGTCGAGGAGCGGCGGGAGATGCAGGGACAGGCGACGGGCGGCGCACAGTCCCAGCGGGACGCCGAGATCACCGATCCAGGCCGCGCGTCCGATCGGGACGACCGCGAGTGGGAACTCGAGTAA
- a CDS encoding S8 family serine peptidase, protein MGAATVTVGFAGKTSASPSTRRLVIGVEDEWTIEEVRESIRADPDVPNRAKVVHHNETIDYAVLELAGPAAQSADRAKEAVGKHSGVAYAETDYEIRFEVEEIQAVDPNDPRWGEEWADEAVNAPTAWETTMGSLNSTLAIIDTGLDVHHPDLEERVTDEVGGPDPVPDGEDDHGTHCGGCAAATTNNGVGVAGPTNSRLLGYNIWDNIRGEDAIVDASDKGADVISLSWSVGYDEQPSLRDAIQYATDNGTVVLAASANDGRTDAVTYPASDSNVIAVGATDANGNVADFSNSGPNLDLVAPGVNVLSTLPQESYGRASGTSMACPVTAGVAALAKELDPSLSTAEVRGLLTDTATTLPGVPSDRQAAGQVDAAAVVDAVSDGGGDGDLVDGGTYRIINVNSGKALEVENGATENGATVQQWPAAAVDHHRWTIHEIREGVYQVLVAHTGKALDVADVSTDPGANVHQWDYVGGDNQHWRIEAVGDGEYRMIADHSGLGLEVDDWSTDDGANVIQWDYHGGANQRWTFERLY, encoded by the coding sequence ATGGGTGCGGCGACCGTGACGGTCGGCTTCGCCGGCAAGACGAGCGCGTCGCCGTCGACGCGACGACTCGTCATCGGCGTCGAGGACGAGTGGACGATCGAGGAGGTTCGCGAGTCGATCCGCGCCGATCCGGACGTTCCGAACCGAGCGAAGGTCGTCCACCACAACGAGACGATCGACTACGCCGTCCTCGAACTCGCCGGGCCGGCGGCGCAATCCGCCGATCGGGCGAAAGAAGCCGTCGGCAAGCACTCCGGCGTCGCGTACGCCGAGACGGACTACGAGATCAGGTTCGAGGTCGAAGAGATCCAGGCCGTCGACCCCAACGATCCACGCTGGGGCGAGGAGTGGGCCGACGAGGCCGTCAACGCCCCGACCGCCTGGGAGACGACGATGGGGTCGCTGAACTCGACGCTGGCGATCATCGACACCGGACTCGACGTCCACCACCCCGACCTCGAGGAACGAGTGACGGACGAGGTCGGCGGACCCGATCCGGTACCCGACGGCGAGGACGACCACGGAACCCACTGCGGCGGGTGCGCGGCGGCGACGACTAACAACGGCGTCGGCGTCGCGGGGCCGACGAACAGCCGGCTGCTCGGGTACAACATCTGGGACAACATCCGGGGCGAGGACGCCATCGTCGACGCCTCGGACAAGGGCGCCGACGTGATCTCGCTCTCGTGGTCGGTCGGCTACGACGAGCAGCCGTCGCTCCGCGACGCCATCCAGTATGCGACCGACAACGGGACGGTTGTGCTCGCCGCATCGGCCAACGACGGGCGGACCGACGCCGTCACCTATCCGGCCAGCGACTCCAACGTCATCGCCGTCGGCGCGACCGACGCGAACGGCAACGTTGCGGACTTCTCGAACTCCGGGCCGAACCTCGACCTCGTCGCTCCCGGGGTGAACGTCCTTAGCACGCTTCCCCAGGAGAGCTACGGTCGGGCCTCGGGGACGTCGATGGCCTGCCCCGTGACGGCCGGCGTCGCGGCGCTCGCGAAGGAACTCGATCCGTCGCTCTCGACGGCCGAGGTTCGCGGCCTGCTCACGGATACGGCGACGACGCTCCCGGGGGTTCCGTCGGACCGCCAGGCGGCAGGACAGGTCGACGCCGCCGCCGTGGTCGACGCCGTGTCGGACGGCGGCGGCGACGGCGACCTCGTTGACGGCGGCACCTACCGAATCATCAACGTGAACAGCGGCAAGGCGCTGGAGGTCGAGAACGGCGCCACCGAGAACGGCGCCACCGTCCAGCAGTGGCCCGCCGCCGCCGTCGACCACCACAGGTGGACGATCCACGAGATCCGCGAGGGCGTGTACCAGGTACTCGTCGCCCACACCGGCAAGGCGCTGGACGTCGCCGACGTCTCGACCGACCCCGGCGCGAACGTCCACCAGTGGGACTACGTCGGCGGGGACAACCAGCACTGGCGCATCGAGGCCGTCGGCGACGGGGAGTACCGCATGATCGCCGACCACAGCGGCCTCGGACTGGAAGTCGATGACTGGAGCACCGACGACGGCGCGAACGTCATCCAGTGGGACTACCACGGCGGCGCGAACCAGCGCTGGACCTTCGAACGGCTCTATTGA
- a CDS encoding CBS domain-containing protein, producing the protein MHDIIPVSEIMVTDVVTAPIDASVARAATLMRDEHVSSVVVTRDGAPVGIVTEGDFVTYLCGREHLGAVELDEVMSAPLVTIAPDTSIVDAVSVLRSEDLEHLPVVRKTGTDGGEGGGEGGDLAGILTTTELTYFVPHLARQTGDRSAERPRRAVRTDTAYERDDWEFEYHGEDESTVSVGDVARFSKPITIDDVEAFADVTGDTNRLHLDGAYAAETRFGRPIVHGVLANGVISAALARLPGLTIYLSQESSFLAPLPIGDRVIAVCEVLEDLGRDKYRIETTVTDAEGTTVLEGDAVVLVDELPPVAVLERDAASS; encoded by the coding sequence ATGCACGACATCATTCCCGTCTCTGAAATCATGGTCACCGACGTCGTGACGGCGCCGATCGACGCCAGCGTGGCGCGGGCGGCGACGCTGATGCGCGATGAGCACGTCAGTTCGGTCGTCGTCACGCGGGACGGCGCCCCGGTCGGAATCGTCACCGAGGGAGACTTCGTGACGTACCTCTGCGGCCGCGAACACCTCGGCGCCGTCGAACTGGACGAGGTGATGTCGGCACCGCTCGTGACGATCGCGCCCGACACGTCGATCGTCGACGCCGTCTCAGTCCTTCGATCGGAGGACCTCGAACACCTGCCGGTCGTCCGGAAGACCGGGACGGACGGTGGCGAGGGTGGCGGTGAGGGCGGCGACCTCGCGGGAATCCTCACGACGACGGAGCTCACCTACTTCGTGCCGCACTTGGCCCGCCAGACCGGCGACCGCAGCGCCGAGCGCCCCCGGCGAGCGGTGCGAACCGACACCGCGTACGAACGGGACGACTGGGAATTCGAGTATCACGGCGAGGACGAGTCGACCGTCTCCGTCGGCGACGTTGCGCGGTTCTCGAAACCGATCACGATCGACGACGTCGAGGCCTTCGCCGACGTCACCGGCGACACGAACAGGCTCCACCTCGACGGGGCGTACGCGGCCGAGACCCGATTCGGGAGGCCGATCGTTCACGGGGTGCTCGCCAACGGAGTGATCAGCGCGGCGCTCGCTCGGCTGCCGGGGCTGACGATCTACCTCTCGCAGGAGAGTAGCTTCCTGGCGCCGCTCCCGATCGGCGATCGCGTGATCGCCGTCTGCGAAGTCCTCGAGGACCTCGGCAGGGACAAGTACCGGATCGAGACGACCGTTACCGACGCGGAGGGGACGACCGTCCTCGAGGGCGACGCGGTCGTCCTCGTCGACGAGTTGCCGCCGGTGGCCGTTCTCGAGCGCGACGCGGCATCCTCGTAA
- a CDS encoding signal recognition particle protein Srp54 has product MVLDDLGSSLRGTLDKLRGKSRISEEDVEEIVKEIQRSLLSADVDVSLVMELSDNIKRRALEEEPPAGTPARDFVLRIVYEELVDLIGESTDLPLEEQTILLAGLQGSGKTTSAAKMAWWFSTKGLRPAVIQTDTFRPGAYDQAKEMTRRAEVDFYGDPDNDDPVDIARKGLEETGEADVHIVDTAGRHALEEDLIDEIEQIEDVVDPDTSLLVLDAAIGQGAKEQAQQFDESIGIEGVVITKLDGTAKGGGALTAVDQTDSSIAFLGTGEEVQDIERFEPDGFISRLLGMGDLSQLAERVERAMQQTDIEEDDWDPEDMLKGNFTLNDMQKQMEAMNNMGPLDQVLDMIPGFGGGIKDQLPDDAMDVTQDRMITFQVIMDSMTDAEKEYPKAIGASQVERIARGSGTSEDEVRELLQQYKMMERTIKQFQGMGSDKEMQRMMKQMQQQGGGGGGMGGMGPF; this is encoded by the coding sequence ATGGTACTCGACGATCTCGGAAGCTCTCTGCGGGGCACCCTCGACAAACTCCGCGGAAAGTCACGGATCAGCGAGGAGGACGTCGAGGAGATCGTCAAGGAGATCCAGCGATCGCTCCTCTCCGCCGACGTCGACGTCTCGCTCGTGATGGAACTGTCGGACAACATCAAACGGCGGGCCTTAGAGGAGGAACCGCCGGCCGGGACGCCGGCGCGCGATTTCGTCCTCCGCATCGTCTACGAGGAACTGGTCGACCTCATCGGCGAGTCGACCGACCTCCCGCTCGAGGAGCAGACGATCCTGCTTGCCGGCCTGCAGGGGTCCGGGAAGACGACCTCCGCCGCGAAGATGGCGTGGTGGTTCTCGACGAAGGGACTGCGCCCGGCCGTCATCCAGACGGACACCTTCCGACCCGGCGCCTACGACCAGGCCAAGGAGATGACCCGGCGCGCGGAGGTCGACTTCTACGGCGATCCCGACAATGACGACCCCGTCGACATCGCCCGAAAGGGACTCGAGGAGACGGGCGAGGCCGACGTCCACATCGTCGACACCGCGGGTCGACACGCGCTCGAGGAGGATCTGATCGACGAGATCGAGCAGATCGAGGACGTCGTCGACCCGGACACCTCGCTGCTCGTGCTCGACGCCGCGATCGGGCAAGGTGCGAAAGAGCAGGCCCAGCAGTTCGACGAGTCGATCGGCATCGAGGGCGTCGTCATCACGAAACTCGACGGTACGGCGAAAGGTGGCGGCGCGCTGACCGCGGTCGACCAGACCGACTCGTCGATCGCGTTCCTCGGGACGGGCGAAGAGGTCCAGGACATCGAGCGCTTCGAGCCCGACGGCTTCATCTCGCGGCTGCTCGGAATGGGCGACCTCTCCCAGCTCGCCGAGCGCGTCGAGCGCGCGATGCAACAGACCGACATCGAGGAGGACGATTGGGACCCCGAGGACATGTTGAAGGGGAACTTCACCCTGAACGACATGCAAAAGCAGATGGAGGCGATGAACAACATGGGGCCGCTCGACCAGGTACTGGACATGATCCCCGGCTTCGGCGGCGGCATCAAAGACCAGTTGCCCGACGACGCGATGGACGTCACCCAGGATCGGATGATCACGTTCCAGGTCATCATGGACTCGATGACCGACGCCGAAAAGGAGTACCCGAAGGCGATCGGCGCGAGCCAGGTCGAACGCATCGCCCGCGGTTCGGGCACGAGCGAGGACGAGGTCCGGGAATTGCTCCAGCAGTACAAGATGATGGAGCGGACGATCAAGCAGTTCCAGGGGATGGGATCGGACAAGGAGATGCAGCGCATGATGAAACAGATGCAACAGCAAGGCGGCGGTGGCGGCGGGATGGGCGGGATGGGGCCGTTCTGA
- a CDS encoding spermidine synthase, whose translation MTDDPRSDGSDGTTDAGSARRSRAAARDPPRSQGFLTDRRVALGVTFLVAFCSIAYELVYSELLTVFFGGTVLRYSITIGLYMFSLGVGSVLSAQLGDPESNFLRTEVYLAIAGPAGAMAIVAINSVPAVTFPGKGPLVLACSHVPILVVGVLSGFEVPLLTDLVEDREETIFASLGRLYPRRIVRGVLGIFFAIDEPDQRSFSEVLGVDYLGSLAGTVVYALVLYPRFGIVVTVFALGLLNALAALAFAAWTASGAARTLSRPSAGQLRAVVVVGLLLTGTYGGIVGHPDAVDRAVTTTYLERAIEGEFPEGTADVRALSYDTTPYQTALTYERDLAGHADTETCLHLDRAIQFCDTWVDSYHGGLVDVPMTTFDDPSSVDVLLVGGGDYIAVDHLREYGASVDQVDIDGEFLELARERELFRQYHDDAHEYEKLNTTVEDALTHLQETEKTYDLILLDVPGARSDETLALYSTEFYTLLRERLTDDGLVVSWVYTSGDHPTHSKVYATTVREAGFDRYLPYYVYDDLDGDGDLEPGERFYVLSDGPTPEPDLDRAESEYVREHADRFDEWRWRSLPRYRGVESNSIFHPNYDVIVDY comes from the coding sequence GTGACCGACGACCCCCGATCCGACGGAAGCGACGGGACGACCGACGCCGGCTCCGCGAGGCGATCGCGAGCGGCCGCTCGGGACCCGCCCCGATCGCAGGGATTCCTCACCGATCGACGGGTGGCGCTCGGCGTGACGTTCCTCGTCGCGTTCTGCTCGATCGCGTACGAACTCGTCTACTCGGAACTGCTCACGGTGTTCTTCGGCGGGACCGTCCTCAGGTACTCGATCACGATCGGGCTCTACATGTTCTCGCTCGGGGTCGGCTCGGTGCTCTCCGCCCAGCTCGGCGATCCCGAATCGAACTTCCTCCGGACGGAGGTGTACCTCGCGATCGCCGGCCCCGCGGGAGCGATGGCGATCGTCGCGATCAACTCCGTGCCCGCGGTCACGTTCCCCGGGAAGGGGCCGCTCGTCCTCGCGTGCTCGCACGTGCCGATCCTCGTCGTCGGCGTGCTGTCGGGGTTCGAGGTGCCGCTGCTGACCGACCTCGTGGAGGATCGCGAGGAGACGATCTTCGCGTCGCTCGGGCGGCTCTACCCACGACGGATCGTGCGCGGCGTCCTCGGGATCTTCTTCGCGATCGACGAGCCCGACCAGCGGTCCTTCTCGGAGGTGCTCGGGGTGGACTACCTCGGGAGCCTCGCCGGGACCGTCGTCTACGCGCTGGTGCTCTACCCGCGGTTCGGGATCGTCGTCACCGTCTTCGCGCTCGGACTGCTGAACGCGCTCGCGGCGCTGGCCTTCGCCGCGTGGACGGCGTCGGGAGCGGCCCGCACGCTCTCGCGGCCGTCGGCCGGGCAGTTGCGCGCCGTCGTGGTCGTCGGACTCCTCCTGACCGGCACCTACGGCGGGATCGTCGGCCACCCCGACGCCGTCGATCGGGCGGTGACGACGACCTACCTGGAGCGCGCGATCGAGGGAGAGTTCCCCGAGGGAACGGCGGACGTCAGGGCGCTCAGCTACGACACCACGCCGTACCAGACGGCGCTCACCTACGAGCGCGACCTCGCGGGCCACGCCGACACCGAGACCTGTCTCCACCTCGATCGGGCGATCCAGTTCTGCGACACCTGGGTCGACTCCTACCACGGCGGCCTCGTCGACGTCCCGATGACGACCTTCGACGACCCGTCCTCGGTCGACGTCCTGCTCGTCGGCGGCGGCGACTACATCGCCGTCGATCACCTCCGCGAGTACGGCGCGTCGGTCGACCAGGTCGACATCGACGGCGAGTTCCTCGAGCTCGCGCGCGAGCGGGAGCTCTTTCGCCAGTACCACGACGACGCCCACGAGTACGAGAAGCTGAACACGACCGTCGAGGACGCCCTCACCCACCTACAGGAGACCGAGAAGACCTACGACCTGATCCTCCTCGACGTCCCCGGCGCTCGCAGCGACGAGACGCTGGCGCTGTACTCGACGGAGTTTTACACGCTGCTCCGCGAGCGCCTGACCGACGACGGCCTCGTCGTCTCCTGGGTATACACCAGCGGCGACCACCCGACCCACAGCAAGGTGTACGCGACCACGGTCCGGGAGGCCGGCTTCGATCGATACCTCCCCTACTACGTCTACGACGACCTCGACGGCGACGGCGACCTCGAGCCCGGCGAGCGGTTCTACGTCCTCTCGGACGGTCCGACGCCCGAACCCGACCTCGATCGGGCGGAGAGCGAGTACGTCCGCGAGCACGCCGATCGATTCGACGAGTGGCGGTGGCGATCGCTCCCCCGCTATCGGGGTGTCGAGTCGAACAGCATCTTCCACCCGAACTACGACGTTATCGTCGACTACTGA
- a CDS encoding DUF2617 family protein, producing MTRDTLRFVHADRPPAADEIRVFESLTRPFLGAAFTFRIIGSSHYVSAPAYGFYELAACDPANPGDRTGTELPLDPNRPPRRLAFETDAFRCQTVVEHRPLSAFPHDRFRTDLGSFDLAHAFDGDPEAVTTIELDEDGYETYHTYPEYDLALYTRSAFTVVREPAARPPVGSSADPAPDAAGDH from the coding sequence ATGACCCGCGACACCCTCCGGTTCGTCCACGCCGATCGACCGCCCGCGGCCGACGAAATCCGCGTGTTCGAGTCGCTGACCCGGCCGTTTCTCGGCGCGGCGTTCACGTTTCGGATCATCGGCAGTTCGCACTACGTCAGCGCGCCCGCGTACGGGTTCTACGAACTCGCCGCCTGCGACCCGGCGAACCCCGGCGATCGAACGGGCACGGAACTCCCGCTCGACCCGAATCGACCGCCCCGTCGGCTCGCGTTCGAAACCGACGCGTTCCGGTGCCAGACGGTCGTCGAGCACCGACCGCTCTCGGCGTTTCCGCACGATCGGTTTCGAACCGACCTCGGGTCGTTCGACCTCGCCCACGCGTTCGACGGGGATCCAGAGGCCGTCACGACGATCGAACTCGACGAGGACGGCTACGAGACCTATCACACCTACCCCGAGTACGACCTCGCGCTGTACACGCGAAGCGCCTTCACCGTCGTTCGCGAGCCCGCGGCGCGCCCGCCCGTCGGCTCGTCGGCGGACCCGGCGCCTGACGCCGCCGGCGATCACTGA
- a CDS encoding pentapeptide repeat-containing protein encodes MPERSGNETGSGGETADQSGDLLATATPAEVDPSVLHLSPAEREARGITDDEVRETFRTVITYGTAEQKNLRGVALPELSLDRLTLESLDRHPVDLTGATIDGLSLEYTRVTFPIVLDEATVGSLRLTEAHVEAALSCSDATVTGPATLFEAQFDDDVEFDGTTFEGPIDFDEATFRDDVRFDRATFDDEVSFRAAECHGDSNHLEDNTTFSDATFRAPVSFRETEFGYVRFDDVAFREDAIFQEATFTGDAEFQRTAFDAFADFDEVRFEGDVAFDDTAFEGRADFRGASFDGGARILVDDASFAAATFRDDVTFRHASFRYVTFAAATFDGIAHFESATFDGDADFPDVAFDREVDFDEARFREDADFSGVRFDGPCSFRGCEFAGGANHLKDDLSFAGARFAADVDFHDAEITAANFEGTAFGGTVDFSGCIVTERIDFEARGLDDDAFVDFTRAKLRSGRIVQPADGWVRYDLTLASIGDIDLAAERLSDRRQLLDYFRFCRTEFDEFDGHTFDFSGHREYLDRNAWRIHDFDDPDDDREYALEMTPEVVETTYLKAKQSARDVGDTKIAGEFRIKRQQYSRRKNLEVVRDPETGWLTRAKNLGRAAENFFLGLTCGYGIRPMRIGVAFIVAPLFFAIPYAFGGPLFRTDADQLSIGDLATADGLQTFYEVLYFSYISYTTIGYGDIGPTGPLARLLAGSEAYLSTILAALLVYALVKRSEL; translated from the coding sequence ATGCCGGAACGATCAGGGAACGAGACGGGATCCGGCGGGGAGACCGCAGATCAGTCGGGCGACCTCCTCGCGACGGCCACCCCCGCAGAGGTCGACCCCTCGGTTCTGCACCTCTCACCCGCCGAGCGGGAGGCGCGAGGGATCACCGACGACGAGGTCCGCGAAACGTTCCGCACGGTTATCACGTACGGAACCGCCGAGCAGAAAAACTTGCGCGGCGTCGCGCTGCCCGAGCTCTCGCTCGATCGCCTGACGCTCGAGAGTCTCGATCGGCACCCGGTCGATCTCACCGGCGCGACGATCGACGGACTGTCGCTCGAGTACACCCGCGTGACGTTCCCGATCGTCCTCGACGAGGCCACGGTCGGCTCGCTCCGACTGACGGAGGCGCACGTCGAGGCGGCGCTGTCGTGTTCCGATGCGACCGTCACCGGGCCCGCGACCCTCTTCGAGGCGCAGTTCGACGACGACGTCGAGTTCGACGGAACGACCTTCGAGGGGCCGATCGACTTCGACGAGGCGACCTTTCGCGACGACGTTCGCTTCGATCGCGCGACATTCGACGACGAGGTGTCCTTCCGCGCGGCCGAGTGTCACGGCGACTCGAACCACCTGGAGGACAACACGACGTTTTCGGACGCGACGTTCCGCGCGCCCGTTAGCTTCCGCGAGACCGAGTTCGGGTACGTCCGGTTCGACGACGTCGCGTTCCGCGAGGACGCGATCTTCCAGGAGGCGACGTTCACCGGCGACGCCGAGTTTCAACGGACCGCGTTCGACGCGTTCGCGGACTTCGACGAGGTGCGCTTCGAGGGCGACGTCGCGTTCGACGACACGGCGTTCGAGGGTCGGGCGGACTTCCGCGGCGCGTCGTTCGACGGCGGCGCGCGGATACTGGTCGACGACGCCAGTTTCGCGGCCGCGACCTTTCGTGACGACGTCACGTTTCGCCACGCCTCGTTCCGGTACGTCACGTTCGCCGCGGCGACCTTCGACGGAATCGCTCACTTCGAATCGGCGACCTTCGACGGCGACGCGGACTTCCCCGACGTCGCGTTCGATCGGGAGGTCGACTTCGACGAGGCCCGGTTCCGCGAGGACGCCGACTTTTCCGGCGTCCGGTTCGACGGCCCGTGCTCGTTCCGCGGCTGCGAGTTCGCCGGCGGCGCGAACCACCTCAAGGACGATCTCTCCTTCGCCGGCGCCCGCTTCGCTGCCGACGTCGACTTTCACGACGCCGAGATCACCGCCGCCAACTTCGAGGGGACGGCATTCGGCGGAACCGTCGATTTCAGCGGCTGTATCGTCACGGAGCGGATCGACTTCGAGGCGCGCGGCCTCGACGACGACGCGTTCGTGGACTTCACCCGCGCGAAGCTGCGCAGCGGGCGGATCGTCCAGCCCGCCGACGGCTGGGTCAGGTACGACCTCACCCTCGCCAGCATCGGCGACATCGACCTCGCGGCCGAGCGGCTCAGCGATCGCCGCCAGCTGCTCGATTACTTCCGATTCTGCCGCACCGAGTTCGACGAGTTCGACGGCCACACGTTCGACTTCAGCGGGCACCGCGAGTACCTCGATCGGAACGCCTGGCGCATCCACGACTTCGACGATCCGGACGACGATCGCGAGTACGCCCTCGAGATGACGCCGGAGGTCGTCGAGACGACGTACTTGAAGGCCAAACAGAGTGCGCGGGACGTCGGCGATACGAAGATCGCGGGGGAGTTTCGCATCAAGCGCCAGCAGTACAGCCGCCGGAAGAACCTCGAAGTCGTCCGCGACCCGGAGACGGGATGGCTGACCCGAGCGAAGAACCTGGGCCGGGCCGCGGAGAACTTCTTCCTCGGCCTCACCTGCGGCTACGGGATCCGGCCGATGCGGATCGGCGTCGCGTTCATCGTCGCACCGCTGTTCTTCGCGATTCCCTACGCCTTCGGCGGCCCACTGTTCAGGACGGACGCGGACCAGCTCTCGATCGGCGACCTCGCCACCGCCGACGGGCTCCAAACGTTCTACGAGGTCCTCTACTTCAGCTACATCAGCTACACGACGATCGGCTACGGCGACATCGGTCCGACCGGCCCGCTCGCTCGCCTGCTCGCCGGCTCCGAAGCCTACCTGAGCACGATCCTCGCGGCCCTGCTCGTCTACGCACTGGTCAAGCGGTCCGAACTGTGA
- a CDS encoding type II toxin-antitoxin system HicB family antitoxin produces the protein MTSEGDASVDPSEYGVDPNQYEELDEAEVTMRRNEHGLHIADDEVTGVSSQGGTPEAALRNLAAAVESYREATDDDPGDDWL, from the coding sequence ATGACTTCCGAGGGAGACGCGAGCGTCGATCCAAGCGAGTACGGCGTCGACCCGAACCAGTACGAGGAACTCGACGAGGCCGAGGTAACGATGCGCCGGAACGAACACGGCCTCCACATCGCCGACGACGAGGTGACCGGCGTGTCGAGTCAAGGAGGAACCCCGGAAGCGGCGCTGCGGAATCTCGCGGCGGCGGTCGAATCCTACAGGGAGGCGACCGACGACGATCCGGGCGACGACTGGCTCTAA